Below is a genomic region from Providencia zhijiangensis.
ACCCGTTATTCTGCCCGTTATACCTAAATTGGGTGCAATAACGGGTAAAGTAATAGGTAGAATAACAGGTGGATTAATGGGTAAGAAATAACACAACGTCATCTTGTGTCTATCTATTATTCTGTATCTTATTCTATGTATTATTCTACCTATTACAGACGAAATAGATAAAATAAGAGATAGAATAATAGATAGGATAATACATAAAATAATAGGTAAACCTAACGTCAGCGCACCTTTTCTTCGAGCTGTTTTAGCATCGAAATATCACCTAATAACCGTTGATTTTTACCTGTGAAAAAGATGATCGGACTGACATTTGCATTATCAATACTTCGGCTTAACTGAATTCCCATCGCCTGATAATCATCATCGTTTGTGCAATGGTATAACGCTAAAACAAGCTGACATTGTTCTGGAGTTCCGCATTCTATTGCCCAGCGGATCAACTCCGAAAAGGTCAATCCGTTCGGTTTCCAGTGTTTTTTATGCCGTGACGCTAACGCCTTAAATTTTTCACGCCCTTGATTATATTTTTCTGCCCCGATCACCGGATCTTCACAACGAACCCCTTGAACCGGTCGCTTATCAAATGACAATTCCCATAAATTTAATTCTTCGATGTATTCGTAATCTTCTGGCGATGCCAAACGAAATAATTGAGACATAGAGACACCCTCCGATCATGTGTGAACGGAGACAGTATAAGGCTTTCGAGAAATTCCGCTTCCTCGACGTGAAACAAGTTCACGCCTTGCGGCGAGCGTTGCGAATTGAATTTATGAGGTTTACCAAGCTCCAGATGTAACAAAGCCCCGTGACAGCATCACAGGGCTCTGGTACTCTAAATCTTGTGCATTCGTTGCTCAGATTAGACGTCGCAATCCAATCTTAGCAACGTGAGAGGCGCTTGTCACGTTCTCATTAAATACCAGCCAACGACATTAACCCAAATGCACCACTTGATTGACTCGGACTTAGCCCGGTCTCCGAAAGGATAAACAGGCAAATTGTGGTAGTAAAACGTACCGGAAAACGAAATTCCGGCTCTACCTCCGAATCACGCTGCGGTATCGAAAGATTACAGTGCGTACCTGATAAGAGCACCAATCAACGGACTAGGGATTTCTTGGATTGCGAAGTGTCGAAAGAAGCCCAACCTAACCAAACTTAGCCAGATTAACGAGCTAAGAGACCATGACCCAATAACTGATCATGGAGAAAAGCAAAGACAAGATGAAGATGTCGCTTCGCTCCGTTTTGATTAGTACCACATTGGGGCATTAGGCGTTTTTTACCTAGATTTTATCGGTGAACAATAACACCTAAACTCTCAACAAGCTGAAGCGCCTGCTCTCCATCCAACTTCACTCCATCTAAATTAATTCGCCTTGCATCAAGCTCGCCAAGCGCCCCACCCGTTAAATCACAACCAGTAAAATCAGCCAAAGACCAATCAAACGATGAAAACTCCCCACAAGAAAGATCGGAGCCACGAAACACGGCGCCAGTTATCACAGTGCCATTCCAGCGATTTTCCCACAGTTCGCACTTTTCTAATATGACTCTAGAAAAATTAGCGTAACTAAGATTTGTCTTGGTTATATAAGCACTACAAAACCATGACCTTGTAGTTATCATATTCATAAAATTAGCCCCTCGAAAATCAGCTCCTTGAGCTAAACACTCACTAATTTCAAGACCTAAGGCGCTAATGTTTTTAAAATTACTCATTGATAAATCGCAGCTTTTAAAGCTAGCGTTTTTTAGTTTGGCTCTATTAAAATCACACCCTTCCAAGCTATTCCTGTCGTAAAAACTACAATCAACAAAT
It encodes:
- a CDS encoding quinolone resistance pentapeptide repeat protein QnrD1, whose product is MEKHFINEKFSRDQFTGNRVKNIAFSNCDFSGVDLTDTEFVDCSFYDRNSLEGCDFNRAKLKNASFKSCDLSMSNFKNISALGLEISECLAQGADFRGANFMNMITTRSWFCSAYITKTNLSYANFSRVILEKCELWENRWNGTVITGAVFRGSDLSCGEFSSFDWSLADFTGCDLTGGALGELDARRINLDGVKLDGEQALQLVESLGVIVHR